The sequence taggagtctatgtggactcctcactttccccatccaacaatttggggaagcaataaaaaaggtaaacagaatgttagggtatattgtcagaagtgtagaatttaaaacaagggcagtaatgttcagactgtacaatgcactagttagacctcatctggaatactgtggacagttctgtgctccacacttcaagaaagatatcgttgctctagaggcagttcagaggagagcaaccagacttattccacgtctgaagggaatgttctactgagagactgagggaactgaaccttttcaccctggaacagaggagactatgtggggacttgatccaagtcttcaaaatcatgaagggtatcgaccatatcaaaccagaggagcttttccagaccagcagggacacacgcacccagggacacaaatggaaattgggcttcaaggcattcaagacggaaaacaggagacacttcttcacacagagagtcgtcacaatctgaacaaactccccagcgatgtggttgaagctggggatcacttaattattaatggacaccaaatgagcacaatgggtcgaatggcccctttattttcttcttatgttcttatgttcttataacttGCACCTCAGTTTCTGTTATTCAAAATAATGTGATCCAAACATATTTATGAATGATTAATAATTATAGAAATATTGAAAATTATATATTGAACAGTATCACTTGAGATATCAATTGTACTCCTAAGTGTAACATCCATAACTGATGGATAAGTGAAGTGATGTCTTTAATGTTGTCAGACTATTTAAAAGCATTTGTATGTATCCTTTGCAAATATAATCAATGCAATAAGTGTGTCTTGATCACTTTTACATACAAATGCATTGCACTTCAACTCACATCTGATTTGGCAATGTTAAATTTAAATACTTTGGAAAACATGAAACATACCTCAAATAATTGTCTGTCTTTGTAAGTTGCTGAAACTCTGCTCCTGCCAAAgtaaacaatacatatatataaatagactGGTAATCAGGGCACTAACAAATAATGTTTGGTGACTTGCTGAACAGCCAGTGAAACACACTGGTaacagatttatatttttttgtgactCCAGATAGCCCCTAGTATTATTTTTGTGCATGTTTGCAGGAAAGTCTGAACTGGGAACAGTAAGATCACACAAGCACACGAAACTTTATACATTGTTTAAGATCTTATGTTTGGAATGAACTGGGTTGCAGCCTATACCATCTTTATCTTTCCTCTGAGAAGCCTGCAGTTAGCAAGATAAGCCTGTTGCGGGTAGTTATGCCTTGTAATTGTCCTGACAGCAGTTTATTTTGCCAACAGTCACCCAGGTATATTGATTTGTAGATGGGAATTGCTTAAGAGAAAGTACCCTTTCCTGAGATGTCATCTGTCATCAACTTACTGGTTGAGGGGACAAGAAAGCTCTGACAACCAATCTGTCTTGGGGCACAGAAGCATGTACTGTAGCCAAAGCTCCGTCATTTGTGACCTCCACAATCAAGAAATGCTGACAAATATTGTGAATGTGAGCTTAGTTTGTTCATGCTAGGATGTTATTACCCCCCGTGAAGGAGGAAGTTACAGTAAATCAGAGACATGACAAGTGGTTTCTTTCAGCTTAATGTCTCCAGAAATTTCATTTCAGTCTCTTAAGGTCAGTGAGGAGGGAAACCAGTCCAAAcccttttaattaaattcagtATGGTATATAATTCAagcattaattgtttatttgaacATTTGTTCATAAAAGACTAAAAGTAGAAGAAAACATTGCCCTTACCCAGTATTAGGCTTCTATCTGAGGTATCTTCTATTAGGTTCCAACTTAACACTTTTTCCCATCATGCATTTCTCTTTACACACGTAACATTTTGCATGGCAAAGAAACCtagatttttcttttataaagCAGTCTTACATTTTTCAGCAGTAACACTCAATGTTTACTCACCTTCCACAGTCCATATGGTGCTGCTGAGACAGTCCAAGCCCAAGGACCAGGACTGAGTACATGAAAGCAAGCTTCTTTCTTGCTAGTTCAACCTTTGCACATGCCTCTGCCATGTTTCTTCTTTCTGTAATGCTTGGCTCCCTAATGAAATTTAagtttttctattatttttaagGTTTCATCTAGAAGAAGGCCAAACTGAGCaacaataaatactttttaatacTTGCTTCCAATACATTTAATTCACTCATTTATGGATTTGAACTATTTGACAAATCAGTAGACTATTTCAGCATTTTGAAATTcagttaaaaatgtaatgcttaCGTTAAATATTAATGCTGTTACAAAgcaatgttgtattttgttataCACACCGTTGGAATATCAGTCTGTTGaatgcattcgatttttttccttctgtatttattatttattttgctgataTTAGTAAAGAATGACATAGGCTCATAGGCTTGATTATATCCACTTGATTCTTGCTTTAGAGCTTTTGAACTAAGACCGTGGGTCTCAGGGGGCAGGACAGGGTCTCAACTGTGGGGGGAATGCTGATGAATTGTGGACCAGGGTGGGCAGAGGGTTATTTGATGTACAAAGTAATACTACACAGACTATGTGTAGGTACATTTATTGCTTTGAGTCTCTATTGCAAAAGCAAATCATTCATGACAAATATATGAAGTTTAAAATTGTATCATATACTTACGCCATTAAGGGCTTGGGCTTTTTTTCCAAAGCTTGTTTTTCAAAGTAACAGGATAGGTATAGCAGTAGGGCTGAGAGAAAGTCATTTAGTTGCTGACTCCTATAGATAAAGACAATTCTTAAAATATGGTACACCAGCAGCATTTCTTCTGCATGGATACAATGTTCTGACAGGTTTTCCTTTGTGTTGCTTTATAATTAATGTATcaaattttacaaataaaactgaatgaAAAACTGAATGTAGTTCTGATTGAAGTCATGTACTAGACAAATGGCTTTCCCATATTTTATAGTATATGTTATTCTAGTGGATCTGACAAGTGGAGTTTAGTTGGTCTTGTGAGGGAACAGTTTTTGTTACAAATGCTGCAATTATAAACCAGCAAACAAATAAGTTTTGAGGTATTTGTTAAGTATTGTCAACAGGAACATCAATTCCTATTATCTTAGTTCCTTATATTTGATGCCATGTAATAAAACTGAAGTTGGAATTCAGCTCATGATTGTTCCCTAACTACCTTCATCCTATAGTGTTTTAGCAATTTAATGATGGAAATTACTACAAACCTCCACTGAAACAcatacaatgaaaaaaaaaaactgaagtcATTGCAGACATCTACAGACTCCACAAACCTCATTACAGCCATAAAACACAGAGGTATCGACTGAGCTTCATTTTCCTGGAGCAAGTTCAATGCCACATCTGCAAAAataacatatacagtatatataataaaactgtgGACATGCGTATCCTTGCTAATCAAGGAATCTCCAAATGTATACTGCTTAAAATGGATGGGAGACCTGTGAACCTACTCTTTATATCTTCAATAGTTACATGCTCATGTTGCCCATGTTTCAATGAAGGTTTAGAGATTCTTAGCTGGACTCGCCCATTATATTTTTTATCCACAGGGGTGCAAACAGCGCCAGGTCCTCTTAAGGAAACTGGTGAAGACACCAGAAACCTGTCAAAGCGAAAAACATTAGAGAAGGTAAATAAAGGCAATCATCCCTGAGGACTAGACGACAAAAGTAAAATCACTGCTTTGATCGATGTGCCACAGTAACATCACCTGTCCTTCAATTTTATGTTCATAACTAATTTGGAAAAGCATACCTTTCTGCACACTTATTAACATGCTCCTGAAAatgtatagattttattttcttccttttgtcttttgtttctaTTGTTGAATTGAAACTGAAAAGCAAATCATGAAAACATGTTATTGACAGTTTATTAGGAGGGAAAAGATGTTTATCACAGCAGAATGTTGCTTGCTCTGAACACCACCCTAACTCAGGCAACTGACAAATTTCCACCAAAAAGTACTCTAGTGAAACTTCAAAAAGTTGAaggaaaaaacattaatttgttaACAAAATAATCAGCACCTATTTAAACTAtaacatttaacaaaaaaacataagttCTTCTCTCATTATTACATAATACCATATGGCTGTAGGAAAAATAAAGATGGATTAATTCACTTTGTATCTTACCTGACAAATTCAAGCGTTTGATTTTTATCATTCCAGTGCCATCGCCCATTTACAGGCAAACTAATCTGCAAACAAAACGAGACAAAAACATATGCCCAACTctgttaaaagaaaacaaagatctgTTTTGTCCCATTCAACCTACTGAAGGTATGGTGATTAGATATAAGTTTGGAAAAGGTTAATGGTGCTGAACTTTGCTTGAGTAATTAGTTGTCTGCATGATTGCAGCTTATTCCTAGCACAGAATCTATAGGATGGACCATGCTGTATTTAATCAAGTGACTGGACGGCACATGGTAATAAATATCACAATGCCATTGGTATAAGGCTGATATCCCTGTTTGAGAATTGTCACGTATGGAAAGAACAACCTCAATAGATCTTCAACTTCCAAGATCCATAATGCACTCCATGACAAAGAGAAATGGGCATCACAAGTTTGAACCCAGATGTATATAATGCATATACACCTAgatgtgtaatttgtttttttgtttgttttgatgatTCTTGCAAAACCATCACAGCACATACATGAAAACTCTAGAAATGCTATTGACTATTGTTGATCGCCTTTACGTTAATGTGGAATATTTTAATGGCTTgcataagaaaaagaaaataccaCTTATGTTGTGCTAAGTGGTAAGTACAGGCTGCACTATAAACGGGTACAATGCTCGGTAGTAGCTTAATCATTTATCATCGCAAGAAAACACGCACGCAGAGGCGATTCGGTTAACATGAGCATGACGCCTCCAGTATAGTCAAAGTGACGGTGTATTGGACTAACCTCTAGACAGAGAATCCTATCATATATTCACACTTTgttaatcaataataataacacaatatatacagattCACCAATACATCgttttgaaacatttatttatattagaaATAACATAATTGTACGTTTAGACGGCAAGCGTTACCGGTTCATTGGTCTCGGCCATCGCTCTTCAGAGCGCAGCGCTGCGGACGGTGTGTTTACAGTGGAGCTGTATCCGCGCAACAGCGCCCAGCCCCGCCGGCCGCGCAGTGTGCACACAGCCGGGGGTGGCCACTGAGAAGCTTCGGTTACTAGAattataacaaaaaatacatatatagatcGAAGAACAAACAACATCAATGAAACAATTTAGGTGTGGAAACTGCAATGGGCTCAGTAAGGACGCAGAGTAGATCGCGGAGAAGTCGATTCCCGTTATATGTTGCTGCATTTGCGTTCTTTTGCAGCTCTTCCTGTGGTGTTGTGCGTTATTATTCTTTATGGActttattgtgttattattgtattatagtaTGACGTTTAATATCAGTAATCATTtgcaataatgtataatgtaagTTAGAAGTAGTATGCACCAGGGATAGTATGCAAAATGAGTTAGGTCAGTAGCTGTAGTATAATAGCAGGTATGTTCATGTTCATGATAGTAGTATGTCAGTATGGAAATCACCCCAAGGGTAATTAAGATGGGCCAAAGAAAAGGCATTCTTGTTCCCTACATCACACccaatgtatgtttattttgacCAAAGAATAAGAAACGTCTTTTGTCATGGTTTACTGCATACAATATTCTAAATGAGCACTTTTAATTGGTTTATAATTATACCATTACATTCTAAAATGATCACTGTATGTTGCACTGCCTGAATCACTTCACCACTTTGTCTACATAAACACTGGAATCAACAAATCCTTAGCAGAATTATAACACCTGATCTGATCAATATTACAAATGTGCAATCCTGGTATGAATTCCAAAATACACCTaaagttaaaatataaataggGCTTTTCAAAATATCCTTACttactttaattatttaatatattggcATACCACTTTATGTACTAGTTTTGCCCAGTTAGGTGTAATATACCTATTCAAAAATTACTTTTGTTGTTATAAAccaagttaatacactccagaTTGCCAAATCAGCCTTTTTCCAATACCACAGCTCtgaaatttaaacaaaaaatgaatcaaAGGTGACTTCCACAAATATGAAAactcaaatgtttaataatccATAATTCTTACTGGGggattaaaacacaaacacagatttcTATAAAGACAATTTTATTGTAACTTGAGCCATTACAAATATTAGAAACACGTTTATGGAAAGATTCCTTTTGTGCTGTCCTGATTTTAGTAATTCCTTTTCAGTGGTTTAATGAGAAGAAAAAGGTTCTAAAATAATTTCTGAGATTATATGATTTATTAAAATCCAAAAGCATTCCTAgttcagaaacaaaacaatctgcaaTACACACTATTACAAATAACTTAAACTTTGACATTTATGTGAGAAGTAAGTAATTTAtaaacaagtgtatttgaaCATCAATACCTctccatttatttatgttttcatatCTTGTTGCTTTTTATAAATATTGTGTTCCAGGGTGgaacatacaaatattaaaaggtGTCTTACAAAACTATATATGGAACAGCTTTCCCAACTGAATTTACGACTTACTGGCCTACACAGAGTGAGTGACACTACAGGTATCCCCCTACAAGTTACTCAATATGTTTATcttaatacatttgcatatatttaaatattatgacCCAGAAcacaatattttgtaaaagcaaAAAAAGCATGAACATTTAAGTGGGAACTGAGATTAAAGTAACCATGCCTACATTTGGAGGGAGGATGCTCAGAAATGATTTAAGGTCTTCTGACAGGTTCATAAAGGGGCCCATAGTTTAAAGAGTCATGGGGAATAGATGACAACCCACACAAAACCACAGACCTTTAACTGAGTTTCTTCAAAGTTCATTTCTGCTTCAAAGTGAGAAGATGCACTTTCTCTGTTAGATAATCTATGCCCCAGCTCCTCTGTTTCTCTGTGAAAGCATCAGTAGACTCAAGTGGCTGAATGTTGCATGCTTTGCCTGAAATTGAAGCAAATACATTGTAAGATGactattaaaatgaatgaataaatattaacatacaaatccTCTACACCTAAACTCACTCCATCAGAATCCATTCCTCTGGACtcaagtttaaaattaaatgtagatGTACgatctaataataatattattactatgattttgaggtttaaaaaaaaatatatatatatatatgttattcaTTACATAATCAAAAATACAATAGGTATAAGACATAGTGGTCTCTACTGgttgaatttgaatttctcCACTTTTAAGTTAGTAAACACAATCTAGGATGGAAACATAAAACGTTCAGAGCCAAAATAGTTTtacagcttttatttttataggaGAAAAAAAACTCTGAGACTACTATGAATGTCACTGGAATAAATAATCGTATTAATTCACACTGGTGTCTTTTTCTAGTCTGTCAAGCCTTATCCTTAGTTCACCTAGGactacaaaacattttaaaacttgtaaTATAAGCTTACCAAATAAATCATTCACATTCTCATCTGGCACCAAAAATGGTGGACCTTCAAAGAAACAACATATATGTCAGAATGCATGAAGTGACCATACACATCAATAAAACCCTTCAAGACTAACTGAGtagatataataatattaaggtGCCGGAATCTGTACGTACTTTATATACACTGTCTGTCCTGAAAGTGCCATAATACTTCCAATATATGAACAAATGTAGATATGGCTTACCTTTATACAAACTGGGGTTGTACAGAAATGTATCCAGGAGGTATCTGCAGTCTTTGTCCATTAAAGAAATGATTAACGTGGCATAGCTTTGAAATAACAGAATGCACATTTAATTATGTTGCTGTTCCAGTATTTGgacagtgtattattatttttttttaagttgtagtTCCTTTAGTAAAATAAGCATTAACTTACAATTATCTTGTCAAGAAACCTTCATGTTCTCTGGACTGTAATCATTTATCACTTGCTCCTTGTGAAATATGCTCCCAGAATAAGCATACAGAACACAATGGATACATACATGGAAACACACTCATACAAAGCATCCATGAGACCTAGCTGGATCACAACAGCTTGCAGGTTTTGTATTGGGCATATGCTTTGTCCAAACAAAAAACTCTATCTAGCTAAAAGAGGGCATTGTAaacctacactcacctaaaggattattaggaacaccatactaatactgtgtttgaccccctttcaccttcagaactgccttaattctacgtggcattgattcaacaaggtgctgaaagcattctttagaaatgttaaaccatattgataggataacatcttgcagttgatggagatttgtgggatgcacatccagggcacgaagctcccgttccaccacatcccaaagatgctctattgggctgagatctggtgactgtgggggccagtttagtacagtgaactcattgtcatgttcaagaaaccaatttgaaatgattggacctttgtgacatggtgcattatcctgctggaagtagccatcagaggatgggtacatggtggtcataaagggatggacatggtcagaaacaatgctcaggtaggccgtggcatttaaacgatgcccaattggcactaaggggcctaaagtgtgcaaagaaaacatcccccacaccattacaccaccaccaccaccagcctgcacagtggtaacaaggcatgatggatccatgttctcattctgtttacgccaaattctgactctaccatctgaatgtctcaacagaaatcgagactcatcagaccaggcaacatttttctagtcttcaactgtccaattttggtgagcttgtgcaaattgtagcctctttttcctatttgtagtggagatgagtggtacccggtggggtcttctgctgttgtagcccatccgcctcaaggttgtacgtgttgtggcttcacaaatgctttgctgctaacctcggttgtaacgagtggttatttcagtcaaagttgcttttctatcagcttgaatcagtcggcccattctcctctgacctctagcatcaacaaggcattttcgcccacaggactgccgcatactggatgtttttcccttttcacaccattctttgtaaaccctagaaatggttgtgcgtgaaaatcccagtaactgagcagattgtgaaatactcagaccggcccatctggcaccaacaaccatgccgcgctcaaaattgcttaaatcacctttctttcccattcatacattcagtttggagttcaggagattgtcttgaccaggaccacacccctaaatgcattgaagcaactgccatgtgattggttggttagataattgcattaatgagaaattgaacaggtgttcctaataatcctttaggtgagagTTTTCTCAGTAAGAGTTTTCAGTCTAGTGTGTTCATCATACAATCAATTGGCACGGACTGTGTAGTGTGTACCTATTTGGATACCTTTTTCAATTATTCCTTTTGCTTCTCAGGGCCAGATTTCCAAAGTTTTAAAAAGATCTGCTTGCTTGGTGTCAAGACTAGAAGTGTTGACATGTTATCTGCATATGCCATGTAcagcaaatatatttaaataaaaccttacccc is a genomic window of Amia ocellicauda isolate fAmiCal2 chromosome 10, fAmiCal2.hap1, whole genome shotgun sequence containing:
- the ppp1r36 gene encoding protein phosphatase 1 regulatory subunit 36 — its product is MAETNEPISLPVNGRWHWNDKNQTLEFVSFNSTIETKDKRKKIKSIHFQEHVNKCAERFLVSSPVSLRGPGAVCTPVDKKYNGRVQLRISKPSLKHGQHEHVTIEDIKNVALNLLQENEAQSIPLCFMAVMRSQQLNDFLSALLLYLSCYFEKQALEKKPKPLMAEPSITERRNMAEACAKVELARKKLAFMYSVLVLGLGLSQQHHMDCGRSRVSATYKDRQLFECLYSFSAYAAWVTFKRSDLQGIQEEVGRLLRSDTFNPASRVKEHDEEQAGKDTYLIEGTASALVKRKLKSRRPAIKSIINQRSPVIISLLPSPKEKAQHLFKSSRQEQDIDTDLCDTEALMEQLMETFSSNVGIIGQPLSQFSRHTLVPLGSEQEDEEEDGCDQHIRSSVASFRSRGPLSSEAGRHGGSSQVSAVISRATTVGIYSDT